The genomic window TGGTTGATTTTATCAAGAGCCTGGTTCCCTACGGAATCACCTGTGAAATTGCAACTGAAGACGGCGCAAACCCCTTCGTCACGGACACCAGCCATCCCTTCTTCAAGCTGATGAGCGAGTCCATGGCAGCCGCCTACGAAAGCCCCACCAAGTTCATTGGGTGCGGAGCAAGTATTCCTGGAGCAGAACTGTTCCGCAACACCTTCGGTGACATTCCTATTCTACTTACGGGTCTTGAAGATCCGGAATGCAACGCTCACGGTGAAAACGAAAGTCTTTACCTACCCGACTTTGAACGAGGAATCCTGGCGGAAGCCCTGTTCTTTGAAGGTCTTTGCTAGGAGGATGCCATGAAAAAACGACTTGTTGTACTGACAGGCGCAGGCATTAGCGCAGAATCCGGACTCCGTACTTTCCGCGGCAACGACGGCATGTGGGAACATGAAAGCATCGAAGATGTTTGCACTCCCCGCGGCTACCAGCGTGACCGCAAGCGAGTGAAGGATTTTTACAACTTCCTCCGTAGAGGCTTGGCTGACCATCAGCCTAATGCGGCACACTACGCCCTGGTGGAGCTGGAACGTCGCCTTGGGGACGCATTCCTGCTGGTGACCCAAAACGTAGACGATCTTCACGAACGTGCCGGAAGCCGTCAGGTGCTCCATATGCACGGTTCCCTGAAGAGCCTCAGCTGCGAAAGAAATCCTATCCATCGTTTTAACTACTATACCGACGAAACCATGGATACCATCTGCCCCTTCTGCGGAGCAATGAGCCGTCCGGACATCGTATTCTTCGAAGAGACTCCTCACTACATGGAAGAAATCCAGCAGGCTCTTTCCGAATGCGAGGAATTCGTCTATATCGGAACCAGCAGCGTGGTTTATCCGGCAGCAGGCTTCAAGAGCTACGCACATTCCCACGGAGCAAAGGTCACCTGCCTGAACCTGGAAGTTCCTCTGAGCGACCCCTATACGGACGTCTGCATCGAGGGCAAAGCAAGCGTCATCGTACCAGAATGGTGCAAGAACTTCAAGTAGCATACTCGACTCAGACCTTATTTCAGGACAATCTGGCTAGGTCTGGTTTCAGGATAATTTGGCTAGGGCTAGTTTCAGGATAATCTGGCTCAGCAAAGGACTAAATCACCGGAATTGACATTTTAGTCCTTGATGAATGGTGCGGAGGAAGGACTAAAACATTGGATATGATTATTTAGTCCTTCGAGGAAAGCTGGAGGAAGGACTAAACACTGAATTTCCGCAAGTTTAGTCCTTACGTCGTCGTTTATCCAAAGGACTAAACACTGATTTTCAGAGGTTTAGTCCTTTCTTCTTAGTCCTTGCTTCTTAGCCCCTGCTTTTCTTAGTTTCCCGCCCCCACATCCGTCAAGGAAGCAAAGCAGAAGGCGCAATGACCGCACTTGTCTGACTTCGGGGGAAGTTCTGCTGAACGGCATTTGGCCTGAAGTTCAGGATTGCTTTGCATGCAACATTCGCAGCGATCGGCGAAGCGACAACCCGATACAAAATCCCGAGGATGGGGAACTGAACCGGGGATAGACTTCAAGTTTTTCATCTGGCTGTGGCTTTC from Fibrobacter sp. UWR4 includes these protein-coding regions:
- a CDS encoding NAD-dependent deacylase, which translates into the protein MKKRLVVLTGAGISAESGLRTFRGNDGMWEHESIEDVCTPRGYQRDRKRVKDFYNFLRRGLADHQPNAAHYALVELERRLGDAFLLVTQNVDDLHERAGSRQVLHMHGSLKSLSCERNPIHRFNYYTDETMDTICPFCGAMSRPDIVFFEETPHYMEEIQQALSECEEFVYIGTSSVVYPAAGFKSYAHSHGAKVTCLNLEVPLSDPYTDVCIEGKASVIVPEWCKNFK